From Brassica oleracea var. oleracea cultivar TO1000 chromosome C3, BOL, whole genome shotgun sequence, a single genomic window includes:
- the LOC106336282 gene encoding probable acyl-activating enzyme 5, peroxisomal, whose protein sequence is MEEMKPCTANSSPLTPLSFLERAATVYGDCTSIVYGANIVYTWRETNLRCLRVASSLSSLGIGRSDVVSVLSPNTPAMYELQFAVPMTGAILNNLNTRLDARTVSVLLRHCGSKLLFVDVFSSEIAVEAAAMMSDPPVLIVIADMEEKGGDDVADRDKSFRYTYDELVERGDPSFKWIRPESEWDPVVLNYTSGTTSAPKGVVHCHRGIFVMSIDSLIDWTVPKNPVYLWTLPIFHANGWSYPWGIAAVGGTNVCLRKFDAPLIYRLIRDHGVTHMCGAPVVLNMLSASQDSQPLKHPVNILTAGAPPPAAVLLRAESMGFKISHGYGLTETAGLNVSCAWKPQWNRLPASERARLKARQGVRTVGFTEIDVVDHGSGRSVERNGETVGEIVMRGSSIMLGYLKDPVGTEKALKNGWFFTGDVGVIHSDGYLEIKDRSKDIIITGGENVSSVEVEAVLYTNPAVNEVAVVARPDDFWGETPCAFVSLKPGLTRKPTEGELIEYCRKKMPRYMVPKTVSFRDELPKTSTGKVMKFVLRDIAKKMGSTRLSRM, encoded by the coding sequence ATGGAGGAAATGAAACCATGCACCGCAAACTCGTCGCCGTTGACGCCGTTAAGCTTCTTGGAGAGAGCCGCCACCGTCTACGGCGACTGTACATCCATCGTATACGGCGCTAACATCGTGTACACGTGGCGAGAGACAAACCTCCGCTGCTTACGCGTGGCGTCGTCTCTGTCATCGCTCGGGATCGGCAGGTCAGACGTCGTCTCCGTCCTCTCTCCCAACACTCCGGCGATGTACGAGCTCCAGTTCGCCGTTCCGATGACCGGAGCCATCCTCAACAACCTCAACACGCGTCTCGACGCTCGCACCGTCTCTGTTCTTCTCCGCCACTGCGGATCCAAGCTCCTCTTCGTCGACGTCTTCTCCAGCGAAATCGCCGTCGAAGCGGCGGCGATGATGTCTGATCCACCTGTTCTCATCGTCATCGCCGATATGGAAGAGAAAGGAGGTGATGACGTGGCCGATCGTGATAAGAGTTTCCGTTACACTTACGATGAGCTTGTAGAGAGAGGAGACCCGAGTTTTAAATGGATCCGACCCGAAAGCGAGTGGGACCCGGTTGTGCTCAATTATACATCCGGTACGACCTCGGCTCCTAAAGGAGTGGTACACTGCCACAGAGGGATATTCGTTATGTCGATCGATTCATTAATCGATTGGACCGTACCGAAAAACCCGGTTTACTTGTGGACCCTACCGATATTCCACGCTAACGGCTGGAGCTACCCGTGGGGGATCGCTGCCGTCGGAGGGACTAACGTGTGTCTACGTAAGTTCGACGCGCCGCTTATCTACCGTTTGATCCGTGATCACGGCGTCACGCACATGTGCGGAGCTCCGGTTGTGCTCAACATGTTGTCTGCGAGTCAAGACTCTCAGCCACTTAAACATCCGGTTAACATCTTAACCGCCGGTGCTCCGCCTCCCGCCGCCGTTCTCCTCCGCGCCGAGTCGATGGGTTTCAAAATCAGTCACGGTTACGGGTTAACGGAAACCGCCGGTTTAAACGTCTCATGCGCGTGGAAGCCGCAGTGGAACCGGTTACCGGCGAGCGAGAGGGCGAGGCTGAAGGCGAGGCAAGGGGTGAGAACCGTCGGGTTTACAGAGATCGACGTGGTGGATCATGGATCCGGTCGGAGCGTTGAGAGAAACGGAGAAACGGTCGGGGAGATTGTGATGAGAGGGAGTTCGATCATGCTCGGTTACTTGAAAGATCCTGTCGGAACAGAGAAGGCTCTGAAGAACGGGTGGTTCTTCACAGGAGATGTTGGGGTGATTCATTCAGACGGGTACTTAGAGATTAAAGATAGGTCGAAAGATATAATCATAACGGGAGGAGAGAACGTGAGCAGCGTGGAGGTTGAAGCGGTTCTGTACACGAACCCGGCTGTGAACGAAGTGGCGGTGGTTGCGAGACCGGACGACTTTTGGGGAGAGACGCCGTGTGCGTTTGTGAGTTTGAAACCTGGTTTGACTCGGAAACCGACGGAGGGAGAGTTGATAGAGTATTGTAGGAAGAAGATGCCAAGGTATATGGTGCCTAAGACGGTGTCGTTTAGGGATGAGTTGCCTAAGACTTCGACTGGTAAGGTTATGAAGTTTGTGCTTAGGGATATTGCTAAGAAGATGGGCTCGACGAGGTTGAGTCGTATGTAA
- the LOC106331583 gene encoding uncharacterized protein LOC106331583, with product MGTLRGDLFFIIIICSTLFFETSSLRDPSFYDYLRESGLPAGIVPKGVTNFSIDVKTGRFTVALPVPCDAKFENQFHFDYNISGVLSDGRIGNLSGVTQKELFLWFAVRGIHVDPVSSGLIHFDVGVADKQLSLSLFESPRDCTAAEFGHPSVDLSKPRDDDLKKQSSGDIQSIFGPPRNRWTVSS from the exons ATGGGTACTCTTCGTGGAGATCTGTTCTTCATCATCATCATATGCTCAACTCTCTTCTTTGAGACCTCCTCCCTACGGGATCCGTCCTTCTACGATTACCTCCGAGAGAGCGGCCTCCCCGCGGGGATAGTCCCCAAGGGAGTCACCAACTTCTCGATCGACGTCAAAACGGGGCGTTTCACCGTCGCTCTCCCCGTCCCCTGCGACGCGAAGTTCGAGAACCAGTTCCACTTCGACTACAACATCTCCGGCGTCCTCTCCGACGGCCGGATCGGGAACCTATCCGGCGTGACGCAGAAGGAGCTCTTCCTGTGGTTCGCTGTCAGAGGGATACACGTGGATCCCGTGAGCTCGGGGCTGATCCACTTCGATGTCGGCGTCGCTGATAAGCAGCTTTCTTTGTCGTTGTTCGAGTCGCCTCGTGATTGCACGGCGGCGGAGTTTGGACACCCTTCTGTTGATCTCTCGAAACCACGTGATGATGATCTAAAG AAGCAATCATCTGGAGATATACAATCGATCTTTGGACCACCGAGGAATCGCTGGACAGTATCATCTTAG
- the LOC106331388 gene encoding biotin carboxyl carrier protein of acetyl-CoA carboxylase 1, chloroplastic-like, translated as MASSSFSVTSPAAASVTQTSSHLPLPTTRSRLFPRRVSFHLSAKPKLRFLSKPSRGSYPVVKAQSNKVGSGASSNASAPTKTDEPESDEGKDRNSSSSTDLATEESISEFLTQVTTLVKLVDSRDIVELQLKQLDCELVIRKKEALPQPESPPAQYVMMQQPNQSSYVQSVAPPPPPSAPAASPAPSAPASLPSPSPPAPAKSSLPTVKSPMAGTFYRSPGPGEPPFIKVGDKVQKGQVLCIVEAMKLMNEIESDQTGTVVDIVAEDGKPVSLDTPLFVVQP; from the exons ATGGCGTCTTCTTCGTTCTCCGTCACGTCTCCGGCTGCTGCTTCCGTCACCCAAACGTCTTCACACTTACCTCTCCCAACCACACGCTCTCGTCTCTTCCCTCGCAGAGTTTCCTTCCATCTCTCCGCCAAGCCTAAGCTCCGCTTTCTCTCCAAG CCTAGTCGTGGTAGCTACCCTGTGGTCAAAGCCCAATCTAACAAG GTTGGTAGTGGTGCGTCATCAAATGCTTCAGCTCCTACAAAAACTGATGAGCCAGAATCAGATGAAGGAAAGGATAGAAACTCTTCTTCTTCGACTGATTTAGCTACAGAAGAGTCTATCTCTGAGTTCCTTACCCAAGTCACAACTCTTGTCAA GCTTGTGGATTCGAGAGACATTGTCGAGTTGCAGTTGAAACAACTCGACTGTGAACTTGTCATTCGAAAGAAGGAAGCTTTGCCACAACCCGAGTCCCCCCCTGCGCAATATGTTATGATGCAGCAACCAAACCAATCATCTTATGTGCAATCAGTGGCTCCTCCTCCTCCTCCTTCTGCACCTGCTGCATCACCTGCACCTTCTGCTCCAGCTTCTTTGCCTTCACCATCTCCACCTGCTCCAGCTAAATCATCGCTTCCTACTGTTAAAAGCCCTATGGCTGGCACATTCTACCGTAGTCCTGGACCTGGTGAACCACCCTTTATTAAG GTTGGAGATAAAGTGCAGAAGGGGCAAGTTCTATGCATCGTTGAAGCCATGAAATTGATGAATGAAATAGAG TCTGACCAAACGGGAACCGTAGTGGATATCGTTGCAGAAGATGGCAAGCCTGTTAGCCTCGACACT CCTCTGTTTGTGGTTCAACCGTAG
- the LOC106335382 gene encoding pentatricopeptide repeat-containing protein At5g16420, mitochondrial — MLNPTRFHQLLPSRLFSAAAAPLQHYFTDNKPPIKPWPKRLFPKRLVSMITQQQNIDLALQIFLYAGRSHPGFTHNYDTYHSILFKLSRARAFDPIDSLMSELRNSHPPIRCGENLFIDLLRNYGLAGRFESSLRIFLRIPDYNVRRSVRSLNTLLNVLIQNRRFDLVHAMFKNSKESFGITPNIFTCNLLVKALCKKNDVESAYKVLDEIPEMGLVPNLVTYTTILGGYVSRGDMEAGEKVLGEMLDRGWEPDATTYTVLMDGYCKLGRFDEAAKVMDDMERNGIEANEVTYGVMIRALCKEGKAREARNMFDEMLERSFMPDSSLCCRVIDALCEDRKVDEACSLWRKMLKKNCMPDNALLSTLIHWLCRDGRVTEARKLFDEFEKGSIPSLLTYNTLISGMCEKGELTEAGRLWDDMVERKCKPNAFTYNVLIEGLSKKGNVKEGVRVLEEMLENGCFPNKTTFLILFEGLQESGKEEDAIKIVSMAVMSGKVDRECWELFLRKFAGKLDKGVVVLEELLLHEVSVS; from the coding sequence ATGTTGAACCCCACGCGCTTCCATCAACTCCTTCCTTCCCGCCTCTTCTCCGCCGCCGCCGCTCCGCTCCAGCATTACTTCACAGACAATAAGCCCCCGATCAAACCGTGGCCGAAGCGTCTATTCCCGAAGCGTCTAGTCTCCATGATCACCCAACAGCAGAACATCGACCTCGCTCTCCAGATCTTCCTCTACGCCGGCAGATCACACCCCGGATTCACCCACAACTACGACACCTACCACTCCATCCTCTTCAAGCTCTCCCGCGCCCGCGCTTTCGATCCAATAGATTCTCTAATGTCAGAGCTTCGCAACTCGCACCCTCCGATCAGATGCGGCGAGAATCTCTTCATCGACTTGCTCCGGAACTACGGCCTCGCGGGCCGGTTCGAATCCTCTCTAAGAATCTTCCTCCGGATCCCTGATTACAACGTGAGACGCTCGGTTCGATCCTTAAACACGCTCTTGAACGTTTTGATACAGAACAGGAGATTCGATTTGGTACACGCCATGTTTAAGAACAGCAAGGAGTCTTTTGGAATCACTCCGAACATCTTTACTTGTAACCTCCTCGTGAAAGCTCTTTGCAAGAAGAACGATGTGGAGAGCGCCTACAAGGTGCTCGACGAAATTCCCGAGATGGGTCTAGTGCCGAATCTTGTGACTTACACGACGATTTTAGGCGGGTATGTATCGAGAGGGGATATGGAAGCGGGGGAGAAGGTTTTGGGAGAGATGTTGGATCGTGGGTGGGAGCCGGATGCGACTACTTATACTGTTTTAATGGATGGTTATTGTAAGTTGGGGAGATTCGATGAGGCGGCTAAGGTGATGGATGATATGGAAAGGAACGGGATTGAGGCTAATGAAGTGACTTATGGTGTTATGATCAGGGCTTTGTGTAAGGAGGGGAAAGCCAGAGAGGCGCGGAACATGTTCGATGAAATGCTTGAGAGGAGTTTCATGCCGGATTCTTCTCTTTGTTGTAGAGTTATCGACGCGCTGTGCGAGGACCGGAAGGTGGATGAGGCTTGTAGTCTGTGGAGGAAGATGTTGAAGAAGAACTGTATGCCTGATAACGCGCTTCTCAGCACTTTGATTCATTGGCTTTGCAGAGACGGGAGAGTTACTGAAGCGAGGAAGTTGTTCGACGAGTTCGAGAAAGGCTCGATCCCGAGTCTCTTGACGTACAACACGTTGATCTCGGGGATGTGCGAGAAGGGAGAGTTGACGGAGGCGGGTCGGTTATGGGACGACATGGTCGAGAGGAAGTGTAAGCCGAATGCTTTCACGTATAACGTTTTGATCGAAGGGTTGTCCAAGAAGGGGAATGTTAAGGAAGGTGTCAGGGTTCTTGAAGAGATGCTGGAGAACGGTTGTTTTCCTAATAAAACGACGTTCTTGATATTGTTCGAGGGGTTGCAGGAGTCAGGGAAAGAAGAGGACGCGATTAAGATTGTGTCCATGGCTGTTATGAGCGGGAAAGTTGATAGAGAATGTTGGGAGCTTTTCTTGAGGAAATTTGCTGGTAAACTAGACAAAGGAGTGGTGGTTCTTGAGGAGCTGCTGTTGCATGAAGTTTCTGTCTCTTGA
- the LOC106335384 gene encoding isopentenyl-diphosphate Delta-isomerase I has translation MLPIYPSPYFLDPTSGENSPVFRAFSAVVTMADFNDGGMDAVQRRLMFEDECILVDENDRVVGHDTKYNCHLMEKIEAENLLHRAFSVFLFNSKYELLLQQRSKTKVTFPLVWTNTCCSHPLYRESELIEENVLGVRNAAQRKLLDELGIVAEDVPVDEFTPLGRMLYKAPSDGKWGEHELDYLLFIVRDVKLQPNPDEVADIKYVSREELKELVKKADAGDDDEAVKLSPWFRLVVDNFLMKWWDHVEKGTLAEAADMKTIHKL, from the exons ATGCTCCCGATTTACCCCTCTCCGTATTTCTTGGATCCGACCTCCGGCGAGAACTCACCTGTCTTTCGCGCTTTCTCAGCCGTCGTCACCATGGCTGACTTCAACGATGGTGGAATGGATGCTGTTCAGAGACGACTCATGTTTGAGGACGA ATGCATCCTCGTTGATGAAAATGATCGTGTGGTGGGCCATGACACTAAGTACAACT GTCATCTGATGGAAAAGATTGAAGCTGAGAATTTGCTTCACAGGGCTTTCAGTGTCTTCTTATTCAACTCCAAATATGAGTTGCTTCTCCAG CAAAGGTCAAAAACAAAGGTTACTTTCCCACTTGTGTGGACAAACACTTGTTGCAGCCATCCTCTTTACCGTGAATCTGAGCTGATTGAAGAGAACGTTCTAG GTGTAAGAAATGCTGCACAAAGAAAGCTTCTGGATGAGCTCGGTATTGTAGCTGAAGATGTACCAGTGGATGAGTTCACTCCCTTGGGACGCATGCTTTACAAGGCCCCTTCTGATGGCAAATGGGGCGAGCACGAAC TTGACTATCTACTTTTCATCGTCCGGGATGTGAAGCTTCAACCAAACCCAGACGAAGTGGCTGATATCAAGTATGTGAGCAGGGAGGAGCTAAAGGAGCTGGTGAAGAAAGCAGATGCAGGTGATGATGATGAAGCTGTGAAACTGTCTCCATGGTTTAGATTGGTGGTTGACAATTTCTTGATGAAGTGGTGGGATCATGTTGAGAAAGGAACTCTCGCTGAAGCTGCTGACATGAAAACCATTCACAAGCTCTAA
- the LOC106335385 gene encoding putative 4-hydroxy-4-methyl-2-oxoglutarate aldolase 2 — protein sequence MAFVTTAEVCDANQDLIRSGELRALRPIFQIYGRRQIFSGPVVTVKVFEDNGLIRQFLEEKGNGRVLVVDGGGSQRCAILGGNPVVQAQNNGWAGIIVNGCIRDVDEINGCDIGVRALASHPIKASKKGLGEQRVPVNIAGTRICDGEWVYADTDGVLVSQTELSV from the exons ATGGCGTTTGTGACAACTGCGGAAGTCTGTGACGCGAACCAAGACCTGATTCGGAGTGGTGAGCTCAGAGCTTTGCGACCCATTTTCCAAATTTACGGCCGTAGACAAATATTCTCAGGTCCTGTTGTTACTGTCAAAGTGTTTGAAGACAACGGCTTGATCCGTCAGTTCCTCGAGGAGAAAG GAAACGGGAGAGTACTTGTGGTGGATGGTGGAGGGAGCCAACGGTGTGCGATACTCGGAGGCAACCCCGTGGTTCAAGCTCAGAACAACGGATGGGCGGGAATCATTGTCAACGGGTGCATCAGAGACGTTGATGAGATCAATGGTTGCGATATTGGAGTGAGAGCTTTGGCCTCTCATCCAATAAAGGCGAGTAAGAAGGGACTTGGAGAGCAAAGAGTTCCGGTTAATATTGCAGGGACTCGGATTTGTGATGGTGAATGGGTTTATGCGGACACTGATGGCGTTCTTGTCTCTCAGACTGAGTTGTCCGTTTAA
- the LOC106335383 gene encoding uncharacterized protein LOC106335383 translates to MEELNIDLKIPDPLRADWFMALVDIQADLIYNALVVLTSPLYLLYRSYNRATATISAAERAVKRAPSRIKSGAARVVRRTWYGLMGACHVSMVMVLALIIAAVLGIGVVSLYVEKPVVVRERLFFDYTEENPSAVFSFDKKKRPFGVPVGHKVHVYLVLWMPESDLNRRLGLFQLKVELLSLKGETIARSSQPCMLRFRSKPIRLARTFVMSVPLIAGFANEAQTMRIDALVHQEKWPRTKAVRATLIPRAQTRLLPQLYEAEVVINSKPPWTKRMAYNWKWTLCVWTSMYLYVPILFALLWCFRPFLFPYVASSRTVAETERLEMEVVEEEVIERRFRERRNKPRRRTFITTQETYT, encoded by the exons ATGGAAGAACTAAACATAGACCTCAAAATCCCTGACCCATTACGAGCCGATTGGTTCATGGCTCTTGTAGACATCCAAGCTGATCTCATCTACAACGCACTCGTGGTCTTAACCTCACCTCTCTATCTTCTCTATCGCTCGTACAACCGCGCAACCGCTACAATCTCTGCCGCAGAAAGAGCGGTTAAACGTGCCCCCTCGCGGATAAAGAGCGGTGCAGCTCGGGTAGTAAGAAGGACATGGTATGGTCTAATGGGTGCATGCCACGTCTCCATGGTGATGGTGTTGGCGTTGATCATAGCGGCTGTTCTCGGTATTGGGGTTGTGAGTTTGTATGTAGAAAAGCCTGTGGTTGTTAGAGAAAGACTCTTCTTCGATTACACTGAAGAGAACCCAAGTGCGGTGTTTAGTTTTGACAAGAAGAAGAGACCGTTTGGTGTTCCTGTTGGACATAAGGTTCATGTCTATTTAGTTTTGTGGATGCCTGAATCTGATCTTAACCGAAGACTTGGTTTATTTCAG TTGAAGGTAGAGCTACTCTCATTAAAAGGCGAGACAATAGCGAGATCAAGCCAACCTTGTATGTTACGTTTCAGAAGCAAACCCATAAGACTAGCAAGAACATTCGTGATGAGTGTTCCACTTATTGCCGGATTCGCAAACGAAGCACAAACAATGAGAATAGATGCTTTAGTCCACCAAGAGAAATGGCCAAGAACAAAAGCCGTGAGAGCGACTCTGATTCCACGTGCACAGACTCGGTTACTGCCTCAGTTATACGAAGCCGAGGTCGTTATAAACTCGAAACCGCCGTGGACTAAACGAATGGCTTATAATTGGAAATGGACTCTTTGCGTCTGGACTTCAATGTATCTTTATGTCCCTATTCTATTCGCCCTTCTATGGTGTTTTAGACCGTTCTTGTTCCCTTACGTTGCTTCTTCAAGAACCGTTGCGGAGACTGAAAGATTAGAGATGGAAGTAGTGGAAGAAGAAGTGATTGAAAGAAGATTTAGAGAAAGAAGAAACAAGCCTCGTCGACGAACTTTCATTACAACACAGGAAACTTATACATAG
- the LOC106329258 gene encoding uncharacterized protein LOC106329258 produces the protein MTGKAKPKKHTAKELQAKADAALTNRGGGKAGLADRTGKEKGGHAKYECPHCKITAPDLKTMQIHHESKHPKLPYEEPKNLHEALAAAPESSSKPKPGIRGSLKK, from the coding sequence ATGACAGGCAAGGCGAAGCCGAAGAAGCACACGGCGAAGGAGCTCCAGGCCAAGGCCGACGCGGCGCTGACCAACAGAGGCGGAGGAAAGGCGGGGCTCGCCGACAGGACGGGCAAGGAGAAAGGCGGCCACGCGAAGTACGAGTGTCCTCACTGCAAGATCACGGCGCCGGATCTGAAGACGATGCAGATCCATCACGAGTCGAAGCATCCAAAGCTGCCTTACGAGGAGCCGAAGAATCTCCACGAGGCTCTGGCCGCTGCTCCTGAGTCGTCTTCCAAACCGAAACCTGGAATCAGAGGAAGCCTCAAGAAGTGA
- the LOC106332856 gene encoding serine/threonine-protein kinase CDL1, translating into MMNCFPCFTSQKSSIPPSGNETSENNEQEVRPPPVAAVKHIEERETEQPPVKTFNFRELATATKNFRQECLLGEGGSGRVYKGTLQSTGQLVAVKQLDKHGLHGTKEFQAEVLSLSKLEHPNLVKLIGYCADGDQRLLVFEYVSGGSLPDHLFEQEPGQKPIDWLTRMKIAFGAAQGLDYLHDKVNPPVIYRDLKAANILLDDEFYPKLCDYGLNNLAPGAGDSMFHSSCVMDTYGYSAPEYTRGEDLTVKSDVYSFGVVLLELITGRRAVDTTKPNDEQNLVAWAQPIFRDPKRYPDMADPLLKKNFSERGINQAVAITSMCLQEEPTARPLISDVMVALSFLSMSTEDGIPDAVPILSFRDKSMSIALSRHGSCSVTPFSLLQKEGDEDSSSVSSESEDDEKKEESKGSKKKQKEDSDDESGSDDEKGQEEVEKPGSSKSSSSDSGSERASPIDESNATAQSLEIKYSYSSEEEEEEEDNERLSSSKSDKDCTSFRYDSERNHDDSPKNTSIAHDDHSDDDDDEDHETRLEDIHSSKSEAHSVYSDDDDDDAGEESGESSLNRAEPEEGDHGSSDEE; encoded by the exons ATGATGAATTGTTTCCCCTGTTTCACTTCACAAAAGAGTAGTATTCCTCCTTCTGGGAATGAGACTAGCGAAAACAATGAACAAGAAGTCAGACCACCACCTG TTGCGGCGGTAAAACATATAGAGGAAAGAGAAACAGAGCAACCACCGGTTAAAACATTCAATTTCCGGGAACTAGCGACGGCCACCAAGAACTTCCGGCAAGAATGTCTTCTCGGAGAAGGTGGTTCCGGTAGGGTTTACAAAGGAACCCTTCAATCTACTGGCCAG TTGGTAGCTGTAAAGCAGCTAGACAAGCATGGACTACATGGTACCAAAGAGTTTCAAGCTGAAGTCTTATCATTGTCCAAACTCGAACACCCGAATCTCGTCAAGCTTATAGGATACTGCGCCGATGGAGACCAACGCCTTCTAGTCTTTGAATACGTCTCCGGAGGTTCCCTTCCAGACCATCTTTTCG AGCAAGAGCCAGGCCAGAAACCGATCGACTGGCTCACGAGGATGAAGATTGCCTTCGGTGCAGCGCAAGGATTGGACTACTTGCATGATAAAGTGAATCCACCGGTGATATACCGTGACTTGAAAGCTGCTAACATCTTGTTGGACGATGAGTTTTACCCTAAGCTTTGTGATTACGGTTTGAATAACCTAGCACCCGGGGCAGGTGACAGCATGTTTCACTCTTCATGTGTTATGGACACTTATGGCTACTCCGCGCCTGAGTACACTCGAGGGGAGGATCTCACTGTCAAGTCGGATGTTTATAGCTTTGGAGTTGTGTTGCTTGAACTCATCACTGGTAGAAGAGCTGTTGACACCACTAAACCTAATGATGAACAGAATCTAGTTGCTTGG GCACAACCGATATTTAGAGACCCGAAAAGATACCCGGACATGGCGGATCCTCTACTGAAGAAGAACTTCTCAGAGAGAGGGATAAACCAAGCAGTGGCGATAACATCAATGTGTCTACAAGAGGAACCAACTGCTCGTCCTTTGATAAGCGATGTAATGGTTGCGCTTAGCTTCCTTTCGATGTCTACGGAAGACGGTATTCCAGACGCGGTGCCGATACTATCCTTCAGGGACAAGAGCATGTCCATTGCTTTGAGCAGACACGGTTCTTGTTCTGTAACTCCCTTTTCTCTTCTTCAGAAAGAGGGAGATGAGGACTCGTCCAGTGTTTCATCAGAGTCAGAAGATGATGAAAAGAAAGAAGAGTCAAAGGGAAGTAAGAAGAAGCAAAAGGAGGATTCAGATGATGAGTCTGGTTCAGATGATGAGAAGGGTCAAGAAGAGGTAGAGAAACCTGGAAGCTCTAAGAGCAGTTCCTCTGACTCTGGAAGCGAGAGAGCAAGTCCCATTGATGAAAGTAACGCAACTGCACAGAGTTTGGAGATAAAGTATAGTTATAGCTCTGAGGAAGAAGAAGAAGAAGAAGATAACGAGAGGTTAAGCAGCTCTAAATCTGATAAAGATTGCACTTCTTTTCGGTATGACAGCGAGAGGAATCACGATGATTCGCCTAAGAACACAAGCATTGCTCATGATGATCATAGTGATGATGATGATGATGAGGATCATGAAACTCGGCTTGAGGACATTCATAGCTCAAAATCTGAAGCCCACAGTGTTTATTCAGATGATGATGATGATGATGCAGGCGAGGAAAGTGGTGAGTCGTCTTTGAATAGGGCTGAACCAGAGGAAGGTGACCACGGTTCTTCTGATGAAGAGTGA